One region of Solanum pennellii chromosome 6, SPENNV200 genomic DNA includes:
- the LOC107022307 gene encoding uncharacterized protein LOC107022307 has translation MRSQREVVSNENSQRLKSINSDNLDSPSAKFHQIADRRDDQFSPTVPSTSNLHLRQRITKLFSRKLDWAAIRKMCKEWFKNPMNIVFFIWIVCVVVSSIIMLLLITGALNHAIPNKSQRDTWNEVINQILNVLFTLLCLYQHPQRLSHFNLLMRWRPEDIFRMRKAYCKNGTYKPNEWTHMMVVVVLLNLNCFAQYALCGLNLGYKRSERPAIVVGICSFVAVLAPAIAGVYCTHSPLGKDYDTKLDNNEAQVRKTAVKSKQC, from the coding sequence atgagATCTcaaagagaagttgtaagtAATGAAAATTCTCAAAGGCTAAAATCCATCAATTCGGATAATTTGGATTCTCCATCAGCAAAGTTTCATCAGATAGCTGATCGAAGAGATGATCAGTTTTCTCCAACTGTACCTTCTACTAGCAACCTTCATCTCCGTCAACGTATTACTAAACTGTTTTCGCGAAAATTGGATTGGGCAGCTATTAGGAAAATGTGCAAAGAGTGGTTCAAAAATCCGatgaatattgtattttttatctGGATTGTATGTGTAGTTGTATCTAGTATAATCATGCTTCTTCTGATAACGGGGGCGTTGAACCATGCGATCCCTAATAAATCTCAGAGAGATACGTGGAATGAAGTGATTAACCAAATTCTCAATGTGTTGTTTACTCTGTTATGTCTGTACCAGCACCCGCAAAGGCTATCTCACTTTAATCTTTTAATGCGATGGAGGCCTGAAGATATTTTCAGGATGAGAAAGGCTTACTGCAAAAATGGAACTTATAAGCCCAATGAATGGACACATATGATGGTGGTTGTCGTATTACTTAATCTCAATTGTTTTGCTCAATATGCTCTGTGTGGGCTTAATTTGGGTTACAAGAGATCAGAAAGACCAGCTATTGTGGTAGGCATATGTTCCTTTGTTGCAGTTTTGGCACCAGCCATTGCTGGAGTTTACTGTACGCACAGCCCTCTAGGAAAAGATTATGATACTAAGTTAGACAACAACGAAGCACAAGTTCGAAAAACAGCTGTCAAGAGCAAGCAGTGCTAG
- the LOC114077576 gene encoding uncharacterized protein LOC114077576 produces the protein MPRILLKERGAFGNADTGGAWLSSARAVRCWTAGDKPEEGEDDVKSSCPLCPGRHTCYNGRDKGSRSREGDHTAVNSFPGLVHTARHTMGAGHARSRYLNRKEGDAEGRASDWSEVVTRALSHMDSSMCSSAPDPEMWIIQGTLEDRWGDSGEIQCRSNFRFTRGIRAVRGGPPRLLSSRESIHPLSVYGQLSLEHRFRFGLNGKIKWST, from the exons ATGCCGCGAATCCTCTTGAAAGAGAGGGGTGCCTTCGGGAACGCGGACACAGGTGGTGCATGGCTGTCGTCAGCTCGTGCCGTAAGGTGTTGG ACTGCCGGTGATAAGCCGGAGGAAGGTGAGGATGACGTCAAGTCATCATGCCCCTTATGCCCTGGGCGACACACGTGCTACAATGGCCGGGACAAAGGGTCGCGATCCCGCGAGGGTGA CCATACGGCGGTGAATTCGTTCCCGGGCCTTGTACACACCGCCCGTCACACTATGGGAGCTGGCCATGCCCGAAGTCGTTACCTTAACCGCAAGGAGGGGGATGCCGAAGGCAGGGCTAGTGACTGGAGTGAAGTCGTAACAAG GGCTCTCAGCCACATGGATAGTTCAATGTGCTCATCGGCGCCTGACCCTGAGATGTGGATCATCCAAGGCACATTA GAGGATAGATGGGGCGATTCGGGTGAGATCCAATGTAGATCCAACTTTCGATTCACTCGTGGGATCCGGGCGGTCCGGGGGGGACCACCACGGCTCCTCTCTTCTCGAGAATCCATACATCCCTTATCAGTGTATGGACAGCTATCTCTCGAGCACAGGTTTAGGTTCGGCCTCAATGGGAAAATAAAATGGAGCACCTAA